A genomic region of Paramormyrops kingsleyae isolate MSU_618 chromosome 19, PKINGS_0.4, whole genome shotgun sequence contains the following coding sequences:
- the mfsd4b gene encoding sodium-dependent glucose transporter 1 isoform X1: MSASATGEPAAKKKQVRFARVGEDEDNDQDEDTLFDKRKEARGGLKSVMKRVRRLDGAGAGRVAVLGPDGGAAASGTCSQWMVTVALCASFLGLGMSISVLGPTFGDLASNVRQSISNISYVFVGRSAGYMGGSVVAGFLFDIMNHHLLLGLSLLLTALGMIGIPFCKSAILLTLLISCVGVSMGFLDTGGNVLILKTWGDRAGPHMQALHFSFALGAFFSPIIAKLLLGTDDHLEDSKVFGSRGTHSTTASYTTCSSPTTTEGPVPPLKDHPLIKLIRSTHHLAHAPISKSMWAYIVIGVFLLLVSLLFFVLCSRSSSAQDMAKISPGKPRMAKYHNALILLLFFFFFWYVGAEVAYGSFIYTYAKDVTCMTRSQAAGLNSLFWGTFAATRGLAIFAVACVKPGTMILLSLVGCTLSSLLMVIFSHNRTVLWSCTALYGASMATTFPSGISWLEQYSTVTGRSAAVFVVGAALGEMVLPGVVGLLLGMVPELPVLMYLSLGTATITSILFPVMYKLATSPGGTSWRPRDKPGADDSEHYQALLDTGANEEEEEEEDEADQWNDADFEVIEMDDASLSSPDKTASPVAAVDAAEAPEGSLVTPMTHDLTAEPANPLELTNSPVTLLGDSPSVKPLITLDREKRD; the protein is encoded by the exons ATGTCTGCCTCGGCCACCGGCGAGCCGGCGGCGAAAAAGAAACAAGTCCGCTTCGCCCGGGTCGGGGAGGACGAAGACAATGACCAGGATGAGGACACCCTCTTCGATAAGAGGAAGGAGGCCAGAGGCGGGCTGAAGAGCGTGATGAAGCGGGTGCGCAGGCTGGACGGAGCCGGAGCCGGCAGGGTGGCCGTGCTGGGGCCGGACGGCGGGGCCGCCGCCTCCGGGACCTGCAGTCAGTGGATGGTCACGGTGGCTCTCTGCGCCTCCTTTCTTGGGCTG GGAATGAGCATCTCAGTGCTGGGGCCCACGTTCGGAGACCTGGCCTCTAACGTCAGACAAAGCATCAGCAACATCTCCTACGTCTTTGTGGGACGCTCTGCGGGCTACATGGGGGGCTCTGTGGTGGCTGGGTTCCTCTTCGACATCATGAACCATCATCTGCTTCTGG GCTTGTCGTTGCTGCTCACAGCTCTCGGCATGATTGGAATTCCCTTCTGTAAGAGCGCCATCCTGCTCACGCTCCTCATTTCTTGTGTTGGAGTTTCAATGGGGTTTCTAGATACAG GTGGCAATGTCCTCATCCTGAAGACGTGGGGGGACCGCGCCGGACCGCACATGCAGGCCCTGCACTTCAGCTTCGCCCTCGGGGCCTTCTTTTCGCCCATCATCGCCAAGCTGCTGCTTGGGACAGACGATCACTTGGAGGACAGCAAGGTCTTCGGCTCGAGGGGCACCCACTCGACGACTGCCTCGTACACTACTTGCTCTTCTCCAACCACTACGGAAGGACCTGTGCCCCCTCTGAAAGACCACCCACTAATCAAACTAATCAGATCCACCCATCATCTTGCCCATGCACCTATCTCCAAGTCCATGTGGGCCTACATTGTGATTGGGGTCTTTTTGCTGCTGGTCTCTCTTCTCTTCTTTGTCCTCTGTTCCCGGAGCAGCTCTGCTCAGGACATGGCCAAGATCTCCCCGGGGAAACCGCGGATGGCCAAGTACCACAATGCCCTCATTCTTctgctcttcttcttcttcttttggTACGTGGGAGCAGAGGTGGCCTACGGCTCCTTCATCTACACCTATGCCAAGGATGTGACTTGTATGACTCGGTCTCAGGCAGCTGGACTTAACTCCCTCTTCTGGGGCACCTTTGCTGCCACCCGGGGCCTGGCTATCTTCGCAGTAGCCTGCGTGAAGCCGGGCACCATGATCCTGCTGAGCCTGGTGGGCTGCACGCTGTCCTCTCTGCTGATGGTGATCTTCAGCCACAACAGGACGGTACTCTGGTCCTGCACCGCCCTCTACGGCGCCTCCATGGCCACCACTTTCCCTAGCGGCATCTCCTGGTTGGAGCAGTACAGCACGGTGACGGGCCGCTCGGCGGCAGTGTTCGTGGTGGGCGCGGCACTGGGAGAGATGGTGCTGCCTGGTGTCGTGGGATTACTTCTGGGGATGGTGCCGGAGCTCCCGGTGCTGATGTATCTGTCCCTGGGCACGGCCACCATCACCTCCATCCTCTTCCCCGTCATGTATAAGCTGGCCACCTCGCCTGGTGGGACGAGCTGGAGGCCACGGGACAAGCCTGGGGCCGACGACAGCGAGCACTACCAAGCCCTTCTGGACACCGGCGCcaatgaggaagaggaggaggaagaagatgaGGCCGACCAGTGGAACGACGCTGACTTTGAAGTCATCGAGATGGACGACGCCAGTCTCAGCTCGCCGGACAAAACGGCGTCTCCGGTGGCCGCTGTGGATGCCGCAGAAGCCCCTGAGGGTTCCCTGGTGACCCCGATGACACACGACCTTACGGCCGAGCCAGCCAATCCCCTGGAGCTCACCAACTCCCCAGTCACTCTCCTTGGAGACTCTCCCAGTGTGAAGCCACTCATTACCCTGGACAGAGAAAAGAGAGACTAA
- the mfsd4b gene encoding sodium-dependent glucose transporter 1 isoform X2, with protein MSISVLGPTFGDLASNVRQSISNISYVFVGRSAGYMGGSVVAGFLFDIMNHHLLLGLSLLLTALGMIGIPFCKSAILLTLLISCVGVSMGFLDTGGNVLILKTWGDRAGPHMQALHFSFALGAFFSPIIAKLLLGTDDHLEDSKVFGSRGTHSTTASYTTCSSPTTTEGPVPPLKDHPLIKLIRSTHHLAHAPISKSMWAYIVIGVFLLLVSLLFFVLCSRSSSAQDMAKISPGKPRMAKYHNALILLLFFFFFWYVGAEVAYGSFIYTYAKDVTCMTRSQAAGLNSLFWGTFAATRGLAIFAVACVKPGTMILLSLVGCTLSSLLMVIFSHNRTVLWSCTALYGASMATTFPSGISWLEQYSTVTGRSAAVFVVGAALGEMVLPGVVGLLLGMVPELPVLMYLSLGTATITSILFPVMYKLATSPGGTSWRPRDKPGADDSEHYQALLDTGANEEEEEEEDEADQWNDADFEVIEMDDASLSSPDKTASPVAAVDAAEAPEGSLVTPMTHDLTAEPANPLELTNSPVTLLGDSPSVKPLITLDREKRD; from the exons ATGAGCATCTCAGTGCTGGGGCCCACGTTCGGAGACCTGGCCTCTAACGTCAGACAAAGCATCAGCAACATCTCCTACGTCTTTGTGGGACGCTCTGCGGGCTACATGGGGGGCTCTGTGGTGGCTGGGTTCCTCTTCGACATCATGAACCATCATCTGCTTCTGG GCTTGTCGTTGCTGCTCACAGCTCTCGGCATGATTGGAATTCCCTTCTGTAAGAGCGCCATCCTGCTCACGCTCCTCATTTCTTGTGTTGGAGTTTCAATGGGGTTTCTAGATACAG GTGGCAATGTCCTCATCCTGAAGACGTGGGGGGACCGCGCCGGACCGCACATGCAGGCCCTGCACTTCAGCTTCGCCCTCGGGGCCTTCTTTTCGCCCATCATCGCCAAGCTGCTGCTTGGGACAGACGATCACTTGGAGGACAGCAAGGTCTTCGGCTCGAGGGGCACCCACTCGACGACTGCCTCGTACACTACTTGCTCTTCTCCAACCACTACGGAAGGACCTGTGCCCCCTCTGAAAGACCACCCACTAATCAAACTAATCAGATCCACCCATCATCTTGCCCATGCACCTATCTCCAAGTCCATGTGGGCCTACATTGTGATTGGGGTCTTTTTGCTGCTGGTCTCTCTTCTCTTCTTTGTCCTCTGTTCCCGGAGCAGCTCTGCTCAGGACATGGCCAAGATCTCCCCGGGGAAACCGCGGATGGCCAAGTACCACAATGCCCTCATTCTTctgctcttcttcttcttcttttggTACGTGGGAGCAGAGGTGGCCTACGGCTCCTTCATCTACACCTATGCCAAGGATGTGACTTGTATGACTCGGTCTCAGGCAGCTGGACTTAACTCCCTCTTCTGGGGCACCTTTGCTGCCACCCGGGGCCTGGCTATCTTCGCAGTAGCCTGCGTGAAGCCGGGCACCATGATCCTGCTGAGCCTGGTGGGCTGCACGCTGTCCTCTCTGCTGATGGTGATCTTCAGCCACAACAGGACGGTACTCTGGTCCTGCACCGCCCTCTACGGCGCCTCCATGGCCACCACTTTCCCTAGCGGCATCTCCTGGTTGGAGCAGTACAGCACGGTGACGGGCCGCTCGGCGGCAGTGTTCGTGGTGGGCGCGGCACTGGGAGAGATGGTGCTGCCTGGTGTCGTGGGATTACTTCTGGGGATGGTGCCGGAGCTCCCGGTGCTGATGTATCTGTCCCTGGGCACGGCCACCATCACCTCCATCCTCTTCCCCGTCATGTATAAGCTGGCCACCTCGCCTGGTGGGACGAGCTGGAGGCCACGGGACAAGCCTGGGGCCGACGACAGCGAGCACTACCAAGCCCTTCTGGACACCGGCGCcaatgaggaagaggaggaggaagaagatgaGGCCGACCAGTGGAACGACGCTGACTTTGAAGTCATCGAGATGGACGACGCCAGTCTCAGCTCGCCGGACAAAACGGCGTCTCCGGTGGCCGCTGTGGATGCCGCAGAAGCCCCTGAGGGTTCCCTGGTGACCCCGATGACACACGACCTTACGGCCGAGCCAGCCAATCCCCTGGAGCTCACCAACTCCCCAGTCACTCTCCTTGGAGACTCTCCCAGTGTGAAGCCACTCATTACCCTGGACAGAGAAAAGAGAGACTAA